From one Gossypium hirsutum isolate 1008001.06 chromosome D08, Gossypium_hirsutum_v2.1, whole genome shotgun sequence genomic stretch:
- the LOC121220329 gene encoding uncharacterized protein translates to MKLYDNVILGCLTVVTFFGASNSDETESVMKLLWDLINPGTDSSIERKDSLAILTVMISAWSFLLFTIDGWRLSHKNWQGAITYFSNILDSNDEALCAAACEALALVFEFNCMEKFSSKTKDSNKELKDNIIKQLRSRLSETGNERISSQDPRTGFNSASATLDFLEAGFV, encoded by the exons atgaaattATATGATAATGTG ATTCTTGGTTGCTTGACTGTTGTTACATTTTTCGGTGCAAGCAACTCGGATGAGACTGAATCAGTAATGAAGTTACTTTGGGACTTAATTAATCCTGGAACTGACTCTAGT ATTGAAAGGAAAGATTCACTAGCCATTTTAACTGTCATGATATCcgcttggtcctttcttctttttaCCATTGATGGGTGGAGGCTAAGTCACAAAAATTGGCAAGG GGCAATTACATACTTCTCCAACATATTAGACAGTAacgatgaagcactatgtgcagcAGCATGTGAGGCTCTTGCTTTAGTATTTGAATTCAACTGTATGGAGAAATTCTCAAGTAAAACCAAGGAttcaaacaaagaacttaaggaCAACATTATAAAGCAACTCAGAAGCCGGTTGTCAGAAACAGGCAATGAAAGAATTTCTAGTCAAGATCCAAGAACAGGGTTCAATTCTGCCTCGGCTACTTTAGATTTCCTAGAG GCTGGCTTTGTGTAG